The DNA sequence TGGCATGAGAAGGACTGCAATAAATCGCTGACACTCAAAACTTAATTATCATTAGTTTTGAACTAATATTCCCATGATTGTATAAATCAAGTTGATGATGACCTAATTACTTTAATAATTACTTAATTCAAGTCCATATATTCGAAACCAATTGGATGGATCCATATATATCTTTTTCTTTCGtggattcaaaaatatttacagaaaaatacgaaaatatATTATGCATTTTAAATGAGTCCTATGTTGCATAAAAGTAAATAGGaaccattattttttttaaaatatctttgTTATCCAATTTGTCTCCCTATCCATATTGCAATAATATACACATAggaatattatcattattattttgtaccTGCGTTTTGAGCTGCACGGCTAATGATGTGTTCcccacaatttcttaatcataatcataaagTCTCCCTCCCACTATACACTACATAatgcaatatttttataataaaataaaataaacatcaCATCTATCTtatcccttttctctctcctccacTTCATAATTATATGGATCATGTTATAtgcatattaatatttatcaatatatacacatttgttattttattgtattttttaccCAACCCACTTGACCTGTCAAGTTGACTTATTTAAATTCCTATAGTGCCCTTCTAGATATTGCAATGGCAAATTTAATTAACCTAATCTATGTGCCTACTAATTAAGAGTAGTAAATTAGTAGTACAAAAGTAACACGTTTTTGTATTAGATTTTTACAGATATATTGCGAGATTTGAATCCTAATTTGGCTTTTGTGCAAAAGACAATCTATCATAGTAGGATAATTTcctattcttattttttaacaatGTAAATAAGTTTCTTTAACACTGAAATTACATATATGCTTttatataagaataaaatgcTTTCAATCATTGGAATCGATGATGACCAAACGATCTatacaaactaaaatttttgagaatacaattgaaattttcatttaaaaagaGAGCAAAACAACAAAGCACAAACAGCCATAATACGATATGACATAATCAgcatttatttagattttcaGTCGTAAAAATAGGCATCAAACAGCCATAATCACAAtcccatattttgaagattatTTAGCTTACTAAGCATAATTaatctcaatatttttttaatttaaagattATTTAGGTGTAGTATTTTTAACTAAAACCGGTCTAAATTATAGAGTACAAATCtagagaaatagaaaatggTGGTTGACTAATAGTGAATAGTTgagatttatatataaatattaaggaacactaattcaaaatatattattcacCACAATAAAATACTAGTGGGGCGTGTTAAGAAAGTAAGTAATATTTGAAAGtgaattaatttcttttttaatgcCAACCTTttgtcaatattattttttttatagtgagtaaactttaaataaatgccAATCATAGAAAAATGGTTGCCTAGTTACAATCGCTATTATTACAATATTTGACTGTTTATAGATTTAATATGGCCAACCCCTCATGCATTATTTAAACTATTATTCTGTTCAAAAAACTGTCTTCGAATTTATAATTGCTTCTTTCTTACCACTTAAGCAATTATTATGACGTTGGGCTAATCATATgtggtttgtcccaaccatCATCATAGattatgatatttgatttacTTACTATCAATCAAGGAAGTCAATTATTCTCATGGAAAATAACTTTATAACTTTTgttctatatttaataattaaatagataattaaatgtgtgtcccattttaattatttagatcAAGGTTctaaatgcaaattaaacttAGTAGAATTGGCAATAGAATAGTACTATAAGTTATTCGGAAATGGAATTtgaacaaatttaaaaataaatatctgTGTGTCAACTTGTGACTAATAACTTAATTGGAGGTATAATGGCAACGTCATGAAATACTTTGAgtgcaatttaattatttaaaaataagaaagatgtCCATAACATCATGCTTTTTCCTAGTCATAGTCATCcttctatatatgtataacaATAAATTTCGACCATCCCAAATGTTTTTACTCAAATTTGTGTAAAAGTTTACTGTTTACCTAAATTTGGGTatttggattaaaaaaaatgtttctaaCTTTGATTACTTGTCCCTAATTTCACATAAAAAggaatatgttatttttatcaaacatTAAATCATACTTTATCGGTATTTAAACCAAAAAACCAATTAACAAACAATGAAACAAGATTACAAGAATATAATTAAGGTGACTTAAAAGGtagataaatttaaatatttgccttataataaataaagtaaattaggtAGATATTTAAGGTAGATACATAAGTACATAACATTGTAATTAAAGACAATAATTGTATACAACGGATAAGGATGAAGTTTTGGTCTTAATACCAACTTGTcgtcaaattttattaattaaatctgtTAATAGTTTTTTCATTGCAAATACGAAATTTATTATGAGTGCATTCTCGAATAACAATTACCTAAGTACCAAAACTTAATgagtaataatattaattatatcacTTGGCACATTGTATATATAGCTAATATGTGTGTACATCCAAATATAATGACTACGATCCTCTCTAAATTTCCCTCTCATAAAAGGAAAAACTAATTAGAGTggacataaaaaaatagaagcataaaatttaatgaattagcTCTTTCATGGCCATTAATCTTAGTTGTCACGTTAAATTATTATAGCTAAATTTGTAGTCCTTGGCTTATGTTGgcatattaattaagtactactTAAATGATATCtaagaaaatacaaatttatctTGATAGGAGTtagatattaaattttttattttgagaagaTAATTCTCATATGTTCTTTTGTTATGACATGGACATTTGCACATTAAAGGACTAAAAAATTGTTTAGCTTGATAGCTTTAGCCCCTCATTAGCTCAAGATAGATTTGTTTGTTCGAGATAAAACATAAAAGTCCaacttaattgataaaatattttttaaaagttaataagTCGAATGTTCGAATTACCTGACTATCCGATAAATCGGAAATCTTTATCGGTCATCCCTTTCTTACTTTCTTTCGTAGGAGGATCACTTCATAAATGGAAAGCTAATCGagtaggagtatatgtttTGGAATCATGTGAATTCACAATCTATTAATAATAGATTTTGTAAGGACAATGAATTTTCTTCCTATAGTCACGAGGCAAATATGACTAATAGTAATAAGCATATTCATCTCAGCGTGAGTTACTAAAACAAGACAAGTACTATAATTATGAGTTCATAAGATCCATACTTAACACTTATGCATAATATGGCCAAATACATGAATTCCAATTTTACAAGTGGTTAAAttcattccatttttggagAAATGCATATGAATTTGTTCATTCATTCAGAAAAATATTGTGATGCCTCAAATTTTCACTCAAATTAGGTCTTATTAGCGTGATCAAATTTATTCTCTATCCTTATCTACAGACCTGATACAGAAGGATTCGTGATCACccaatattcaaaaatatcaataatatataattagtttaaAACTATTCctcaataattataatcaataaataagtactccctctgtcccattaaaatgGAACGTTTTCCTTATTTGgttgtcccataaaaaaatgaaacgtttcctgaaatggaaataactctatctctactttttcatctctcttcattaactcacaaaacaacactacataaaatctcgtgccgatttctaaatgttttattttaaatgggacggagggagtatatttttatatatcatacttatatttattataatttataaatataattaaaataatagtagtataatatttgttccaattttttttctaatttaatgaTAAACGagcacatttttttattttgtttgaaagtatcatattttattattctaactaaatagaataattaatccttccaattatttaacataattaTCGAAGATAGTGACAATCCAAAAGTAGGCTAACTAAACCATACCTAAAACACGACATAAAATCACTCGAACACATCGCGTAAATAACCCCACCAAACAAGGGCATTTCCGTCCTTCCACACCCCCACATTCGTAAAATCCGCCACTCTCCCCACAAACTCCACCatttttaatctaaaaaaatccccaaaaatgaaaaaaaaaaaatccacttTCTCTCAACAAAATACactatttatttcatttccgaacccaacaaaatcaaactcCATCGCCTCTCCACACTTTTCTGgcttctagagagagaaacaggGGTGAAAAAGAGCAAGAAATGGTGGATGATTTCATGGTGTGTGTGGACAGGATAATAGCCTCAGCTGCGTGCTTCCAAGAGCCGTCTTCTTCGGCGGCGGAGAGAGAGAGCGAGGCGCAGGTTAGCAGTGTGAAAGGGAAGGGGAGTTTGAGGGAGTGCAAGATTTGCCAGGAGGAAGATGAGGAGAAGGATATGGAAGCTCCCTGTGCTTGCAATGGAACCCTCAAGGTTGCTTTTTTCtccccttttctctctcaaagtttgcatcttttttttatgggTTTGTTGTTATGAGATTATTGTAGCATATGTGTGCATTAAAAACagtttctttgatttttttttttttttaacttttacagtatgtttaatttgtgtgtgtgtgtgtgtgttttgagttttagaTGGATGGAAGTTGGGATTGGAGTagattttcttctttctagtCTCTGTTTTTTTACTAttgttttttgaaaaaatcccTTTTTTTGATGGGGTGTAGTGTTTTGTGGTACAtggtatttaatatttattgtatttttaagaaaaaatggtgTCTTTTAGATTTTTGGTATGTGGGATTTGTTCATGTTGGGCATtatgagttttttttgttgtctttttaagaaaaaaatgttgtcTTTTAGAATTTTGGTGGTGGAATCTGTTCATGTTGAGCATTGTGGGCTTTTTTTGATAGGGGGTCCTGTTTTCtggtatatatttattgtctttttaagaaaaatatgctGTCTTTTAGAATTTTGGTGGGTGGGATTTGTTCATGTTGAGCATtgtgagatttttttatgGGATGTCCTGTTTtcttgtatatttattttctttttatgaaaaaaaatgctgTCATTTAGATTTTTGGTGTGTGGGATTTGTTCATGTTGAgcattttgagatttttttatggGATGTCTGTTTTCtggtatatatttattgtctttttaagaaaaaaaatgctgTCTTTTAGATTTTTGGTGTGTGGGATTTGTTCATGTTGAGCATtgtgagattttttttatgggatgTCCTGTTTTCTGGTATATTTAgtctttttatgaaaaaaaaatgtgtcttttagatttttggtgtttgggatttatttatgttgagcattgtgggattttttttatgggatgTCTGTTTTCtggtatatatttattgtctttttcagaaaaaaaatgatgtgtataatattttttgtatttggaatctctgcatatttaatgggctGTCCTTTTTTAGgtaaatttattgtatttttatgaaCATAAAATGGTATGGTTTAAATTTGGTGCAGTTGTGCATTTAGTGCCTACTGTATTTATCTCATTGTTGATAGATTCTATTGATTAGGAGTAAAGGGGATTCATTCATATGAATCAATGTTCTTGAATTTTGTATTGCATTTCACATGGGTACACCATTTTTCTAACTCTTGTGATTGGGATTTcgaaaagaaaacatttttctgttttgatGTGATGATATCTGTTATATAACGATTCACAAAATTATCTAAGAGTTTAAgtgtttgaaaataaaatttatttaaaaaggaaaaaaatatttggtgGGGGCCAAAGCCCCCTATCCTCATTTAGACTGAATCTCattgtttgaattttctaCATTGTTTCAACAATGGTACAATGCAGCCTTGAATTTGATGAATGAGTCAATGAAACACAAAGattattaatacaatattcaatatatacTAAATTCCTGCAAATTTTTTGCTgcagaattaataaaaaaggtgtcttttatttgattttttctacTTTCTGATTATTGAagagttttttatttatgaaaagtgaGATTTGTTAAGTATAGATTAACTTCACTTTTTCATGAATCTAATGGGGGAGCTTGTTTGGTGAGTTTGGTTCGAGTCTTATACTTATCGTGGTGCCATATGCCTCGCTATGTGAATGCTCGTCTTAATGTTAGATAATTGGTTGTATTCGTGATGCTAATTCTCCTTCGGTTTTCGTGTAGTTTGCTCACAGGAAATGCATTCAGAGATGGTGCAACAAGAAAGGGGATATCACTTGTGAAATATGCAATCAGGTCAGAATCTTTGTATTTATGTAACATCACGTCGATCAAATAATGTAGTAGAAGTTTAATATTTGGAATCAACAGGTCTTTTCTCCGAATTATAGCTGTCCGCCTCCAAGAACGAATGCTGATGTCTTAGCTATCGATATCAGGTAGATAGTCGACTTCTTTCACCTCATCCTCAATCAGATATTCTGTTCCATTTGTAAAATCTGTCTTCAACTATCTAGTTAAGCATTCTAGTTCGTCTTTTTGTTGTATAACATGAAAGGAGATATAGGAAATGAGGATTGGATAGTTTTCGATAACGTTATCTTTGTTAAAATATGTAtccaatttttagttttgtcCATGATTTTGAGTAATGGTGAAAAGATTTCTTTTGTGTATACACTTGCTTAATCGGctttttgtctcatttttgCCTTTTTATCTTTCGATCAGACAAGCTTGGGGTCCTCACATAGATCTCCGAGACCCTCGACTATTGGCTTTTGCAGCAGCTGAGCGCCAGTTTCTGCAGTCAGATTACGATGATTATGCCATAGCCAACAGCGGGACTCTTACCTGTTTCCGATCAGTAGCTATCGTCGTAAGCAAACCAGAA is a window from the Salvia hispanica cultivar TCC Black 2014 chromosome 1, UniMelb_Shisp_WGS_1.0, whole genome shotgun sequence genome containing:
- the LOC125215208 gene encoding uncharacterized protein LOC125215208 isoform X1 produces the protein MVDDFMVCVDRIIASAACFQEPSSSAAERESEAQVSSVKGKGSLRECKICQEEDEEKDMEAPCACNGTLKFAHRKCIQRWCNKKGDITCEICNQVFSPNYSCPPPRTNADVLAIDIRQAWGPHIDLRDPRLLAFAAAERQFLQSDYDDYAIANSGTLTCFRSVAIVLMMLLLIRQTLMITRDFGVLRESSVFVHYQISVLQLAGFLLPCYVVGRSWYLVQCRRRRADSRRRWWMD
- the LOC125215208 gene encoding uncharacterized protein LOC125215208 isoform X2 gives rise to the protein MVDDFMVCVDRIIASAACFQEPSSSAAERESEAQVSSVKGKGSLRECKICQEEDEEKDMEAPCACNGTLKFAHRKCIQRWCNKKGDITCEICNQVFSPNYSCPPPRTNADVLAIDIRQAWGPHIDLRDPRLLAFAAAERQFLQSDYDDYAIANSGTLTCFRSVAIVLMMLLLIRQTLMITRDFGVLRESSVFVHYQISVLQLAGFLLPCYVVGRSWYLVQCRRRRQG